The Elgaria multicarinata webbii isolate HBS135686 ecotype San Diego chromosome 1, rElgMul1.1.pri, whole genome shotgun sequence genome has a window encoding:
- the LOC134408832 gene encoding ubiquinol-cytochrome c reductase complex assembly factor 2, with amino-acid sequence MAVTRYRRFLKLCEEWPVEETKRGRDLGAFLRQRVAQSFREGENTQISDPVTCDEMFESLARIHTNYYKTKYPRLKDTSFTGVTVEECKMVLATDTLKQIEEVNKGKWTKLREKFSAKHPEEDSK; translated from the exons ATGGCGGTGACGCGGTACCGGCGCTTCTTGAAGCTCTGCGAGGAGTGGCCGGTGGAGGAGACGAAGCGCGGCCGGGACCTGGGTGCTTTCCTGCGGCAGCGGGTGGCGCAGTCCTTCCGCGAGGGAGAGAACACGCAG ATTTCTGATCCGGTGACATGCGATGAAATGTTTGAAAGTTTAGCTAGAATCCATACCAACTACTATAAAACCAAG TATCCACGTTTGAAAGATACAAGCTTCACTGGGGTGACAGTAGAAGAATGCAAGATGGTCCTTGCAACAG ATACCTTGAAGCAGATAGAAGAAGTGAACaaaggaaaatggacgaagttaCGTGAAAAATTCTCTGCCAAGCATCCTGAAGAAGATTCCAAATGA